The following are encoded together in the Aciduricibacillus chroicocephali genome:
- a CDS encoding cation:proton antiporter: protein MLHDFPELLSAGLILLGIFVLGFIALKTNFPNVILFILLGIGMGKLVSGNHILEFTGEIAIVLLFFMLGLEFSIKRLAGIAKRVWSSGLLDIALSLGISMLVAHWFGLDWATSFLIGGIAYATSSSITVKLLVDKERMANAETEFVLGVLIFEDLVAPMVAAILMALNSGSSFGGKEFIFLVGKIVLLAAIAIILGKTVFRSFEKFLEKVEDEDFKYALLVGLAVVFAGFAIYMGLSEVLGAFLAGVMLAEAGKSESIQNSVSPIRDLLLPVFFIHFGTTIKIGEGVPMVWLLITLLAWSMLAKIFTGAIGGRWYGLPKRVALRAGLSICSRGEFSVVIAAFAVSSIKVFSGIYIVAAAALGMLLFNFAPKITRLIYGQPVKKAKSTQMPY, encoded by the coding sequence TTGCTGCATGATTTCCCTGAACTGCTGAGTGCGGGACTTATATTATTAGGAATCTTCGTTCTAGGTTTCATTGCGCTCAAGACAAACTTTCCAAATGTAATTCTTTTCATACTACTCGGGATCGGGATGGGCAAGCTCGTCTCAGGTAATCATATACTTGAATTTACAGGGGAAATTGCCATCGTCTTACTCTTCTTCATGCTGGGGCTTGAATTTAGCATCAAGCGCCTCGCTGGCATTGCCAAAAGGGTATGGTCAAGCGGTCTTCTGGATATTGCACTCAGTCTTGGTATTAGTATGCTTGTAGCCCATTGGTTCGGTTTGGACTGGGCTACTTCCTTCCTGATTGGCGGGATTGCATATGCAACAAGTTCTTCAATTACTGTTAAGTTGCTCGTTGATAAAGAACGAATGGCGAATGCAGAGACAGAGTTCGTTTTAGGTGTACTCATTTTTGAAGATTTGGTTGCACCGATGGTTGCTGCAATTCTTATGGCTTTAAATAGCGGGAGCAGTTTCGGCGGCAAGGAATTCATATTCCTTGTCGGCAAAATTGTCCTTCTTGCTGCCATTGCCATCATACTTGGAAAAACAGTGTTCAGAAGTTTTGAAAAGTTCCTTGAGAAGGTCGAAGACGAAGATTTCAAATATGCATTGCTTGTAGGACTTGCAGTTGTGTTTGCAGGATTTGCCATTTACATGGGGCTTTCAGAAGTTCTTGGCGCATTCCTTGCAGGTGTTATGCTTGCAGAGGCGGGCAAATCGGAGAGCATTCAGAATTCAGTCAGTCCAATTCGGGACCTGCTTCTACCGGTCTTTTTCATACATTTTGGAACGACCATCAAGATTGGTGAGGGTGTGCCAATGGTTTGGCTGCTCATTACGCTTCTCGCATGGTCGATGCTCGCCAAAATATTTACAGGTGCAATCGGTGGCCGCTGGTACGGATTACCGAAGAGAGTCGCATTAAGAGCGGGACTTTCCATATGTTCAAGGGGAGAATTCTCGGTCGTTATAGCAGCTTTCGCTGTCTCTTCGATTAAAGTGTTCAGCGGGATTTATATTGTAGCAGCAGCTGCGCTTGGAATGCTTCTCTTTAACTTCGCACCAAAAATTACAAGACTTATTTACGGTCAGCCGGTGAAAAAAGCCAAAAGTACACAAATGCCATATTGA
- a CDS encoding NAD(P)/FAD-dependent oxidoreductase encodes MTEKVYDITIIGAGPAGLFTAFYGGMRQASVKVIESLPHVGGQLTALYPEKYIYDVAGFPKIRAQELVDQLEKQLELFNPEIALGESVQTLEKLEDGTFKLTTDKEVHLTRTLIITAGNGAFQPRRLDIDDCEKFEDINLHYYVKDMNAFSNKEVVLFGGGDSAVDWALMLKDNASKVTLVHRRPEFRAHESSVEELMNSNVEILTPFVPKHIEGTYKIDKVILEEVKGDRIVELSPDAVICNYGFVSSLGPIKDWGLEIEKNSIVVNSKMETNIPGIYAAGDITTYPGKIKLIATGFGEGPTAVSNAKHYLDPKARVQPKHSTSMFE; translated from the coding sequence ATGACAGAAAAAGTATACGATATCACTATTATTGGAGCCGGACCAGCAGGACTTTTCACAGCGTTTTATGGCGGCATGCGCCAGGCAAGTGTCAAGGTCATTGAAAGCCTTCCACATGTCGGAGGTCAGCTAACAGCTCTCTATCCTGAGAAATATATTTATGACGTTGCCGGTTTTCCCAAGATCCGTGCACAGGAGCTCGTTGACCAGCTGGAAAAACAGCTTGAACTATTTAATCCTGAAATTGCACTTGGCGAGTCTGTGCAAACACTTGAAAAACTTGAAGACGGCACATTCAAACTGACAACAGATAAAGAAGTCCACCTTACAAGAACGCTCATCATTACTGCCGGAAACGGTGCATTCCAGCCGCGAAGACTGGATATCGATGACTGTGAGAAATTCGAGGATATTAATCTGCACTACTATGTGAAAGATATGAATGCTTTCTCTAATAAAGAAGTTGTTCTGTTTGGAGGCGGTGATTCCGCTGTTGACTGGGCACTCATGCTGAAAGATAACGCCAGCAAAGTTACACTCGTCCATCGTCGTCCGGAATTCCGCGCTCATGAGAGTTCCGTCGAGGAGCTCATGAATTCCAATGTCGAAATTCTGACGCCTTTCGTACCTAAGCATATTGAAGGAACCTATAAAATAGATAAAGTCATTTTAGAAGAAGTAAAAGGAGATCGTATCGTTGAGCTTTCTCCGGATGCTGTAATCTGCAACTATGGCTTCGTCTCCTCCCTCGGCCCAATTAAAGACTGGGGATTGGAAATCGAGAAAAACAGCATAGTCGTCAACTCCAAAATGGAAACAAATATCCCGGGTATTTATGCAGCAGGAGATATTACAACATATCCAGGCAAGATCAAACTTATCGCAACTGGATTTGGAGAAGGTCCGACTGCAGTGAGCAACGCCAAACATTACCTCGATCCAAAAGCTAGAGTACAGCCAAAACATTCGACGAGTATGTTTGAGTAA
- a CDS encoding potassium channel family protein, whose product MKKLFLKHAFLRVPLFLRLIIAIPLAMTLFGVLIHFIEPETFPTVFTGIWWTFVTASTVGYGDYVPETFIGKLAGIVLILSGGGLITFYITSVSAAAVRHGNQLTEGKIAFKGQQHYIFIGWNEQTREIFQKIKKKEPDKAVVVIDRTMHRFPLERYPIHFIRGDASLDRTLELASIHTASSVIITADPGMPPRQADNHTILVSIAVRGNNDRISIIAELLTDQQLENAKRAGVTALVRTDRVISSLLFHELYSCRQSTPFRNTMHLLDSQQFHHEAIERKYIGKSYAQLLPIWKDKDLLLLGYIRESSYHMNPPAQIKFKESDILISLIPLKN is encoded by the coding sequence ATGAAAAAGCTGTTTTTGAAACATGCCTTTTTGCGTGTACCGCTTTTTCTGCGGCTAATCATAGCAATTCCACTTGCCATGACCTTGTTTGGAGTACTAATCCATTTTATTGAGCCAGAAACATTCCCTACCGTGTTCACCGGTATATGGTGGACATTTGTTACAGCATCAACGGTTGGTTATGGTGATTATGTACCCGAAACATTTATCGGGAAACTTGCTGGAATTGTTCTGATTCTTTCCGGTGGTGGTCTAATCACCTTTTATATTACGAGCGTTTCAGCCGCTGCTGTGAGACATGGGAATCAGCTCACAGAGGGTAAAATTGCTTTTAAAGGACAACAACACTATATTTTTATCGGTTGGAACGAGCAGACGAGAGAAATTTTTCAAAAGATCAAAAAGAAAGAGCCGGATAAAGCTGTTGTAGTTATTGACAGAACGATGCATCGTTTCCCACTTGAAAGATATCCAATCCACTTTATCAGGGGAGATGCGAGTTTGGACAGAACGCTGGAACTCGCTTCTATACATACGGCCTCTTCTGTAATCATAACAGCAGATCCGGGGATGCCCCCAAGACAGGCGGATAATCATACGATCCTTGTTTCAATTGCCGTTCGTGGGAATAATGACCGAATCAGCATCATAGCAGAACTGTTGACTGACCAGCAGCTTGAGAATGCCAAACGGGCAGGTGTTACCGCTCTTGTCAGAACCGACCGTGTAATCAGCTCTCTGCTTTTTCATGAGCTATATAGCTGCAGGCAATCCACACCGTTCCGTAATACAATGCACCTTCTTGATAGCCAGCAGTTTCATCATGAGGCCATAGAAAGAAAATATATTGGCAAATCATATGCACAATTGCTTCCTATTTGGAAAGATAAAGACTTACTGCTTCTTGGCTATATAAGAGAAAGTTCGTATCATATGAACCCGCCAGCTCAAATTAAATTTAAAGAAAGTGACATATTAATTTCTTTGATACCTTTAAAGAATTAG
- a CDS encoding YuzD family protein codes for MANITLTVYGAEQICASCVGAPSSKDTYEWLQAAIARKYDTNGISYQYIDINASQEDEKHKAFVERIFEEDLFYPIVFVDDEMVAEGMPKLKNVYKELDERGLTQLQES; via the coding sequence ATGGCGAATATTACATTGACAGTATATGGCGCTGAACAGATCTGTGCCAGCTGTGTTGGCGCACCAAGCTCAAAAGACACATATGAATGGCTGCAGGCTGCCATTGCAAGAAAGTATGACACAAATGGCATCAGCTATCAATATATCGATATTAATGCATCACAAGAAGACGAGAAGCACAAAGCGTTTGTAGAACGCATTTTCGAGGAAGACTTGTTTTATCCGATTGTGTTTGTTGACGATGAAATGGTCGCTGAAGGAATGCCAAAGCTTAAAAATGTATACAAAGAACTTGATGAAAGAGGGCTTACTCAGCTTCAAGAGTCATAA
- a CDS encoding MalY/PatB family protein has protein sequence MNIFQDIRNRKNTKSAKWDGLQEVFGTDDLIPLWVADMDFPAPDAVVTALKERAEHGIFGYTLVDEEVKQTITKWLKRRHKWLVPEQWLSFSPGVVTSIDMAIQALTSPGDEIIIQTPVYTPFFNSIRNHGRQIVENPLVLKDGRYEIDFENLDEKLKNAKALLFCSPHNPVGRVWTQEELEKVASLCQKHSVTLLTDEIHCDLIYEGSRHIPIASLPGGISKRTVTFMSPSKTFNLAGLQASFIVTENAAMKRKIDNQILIQGHKNLNTMGITAMQAAFEHGEEWLHELMNTITANRDYAINELESNLPGIHVIRPEGTYLLWVDCTTLGLESMDLKKFMIEKARVGLNAGTSYGSGGEPFMRINLACQRSTLQEGIERIINAVKESDLLS, from the coding sequence ATGAACATATTCCAGGATATTCGTAATAGAAAAAATACAAAGTCCGCTAAGTGGGATGGACTTCAAGAAGTGTTCGGTACAGATGATCTCATCCCGCTCTGGGTTGCTGATATGGACTTCCCTGCTCCAGATGCAGTTGTGACAGCGTTAAAAGAACGTGCAGAGCATGGCATTTTTGGTTATACGCTCGTTGATGAAGAAGTGAAGCAAACGATTACGAAGTGGCTTAAAAGACGTCATAAATGGCTTGTACCAGAGCAATGGCTCTCTTTTAGCCCTGGAGTTGTCACAAGTATTGATATGGCAATCCAGGCACTGACAAGTCCTGGTGACGAAATAATCATTCAGACACCTGTCTATACACCATTCTTTAATTCAATTCGTAATCATGGACGACAGATTGTCGAGAATCCTCTCGTCTTAAAAGATGGTCGATATGAGATTGACTTCGAAAACCTGGATGAAAAATTAAAAAATGCAAAAGCATTATTGTTCTGTTCACCCCATAACCCTGTTGGTCGAGTTTGGACACAAGAGGAGCTGGAAAAGGTTGCATCACTTTGCCAGAAGCATAGTGTGACTCTATTAACCGATGAAATTCACTGCGATTTGATCTATGAAGGCAGCAGACATATCCCAATTGCATCTCTTCCAGGTGGTATTTCCAAACGAACTGTCACTTTCATGTCTCCATCCAAAACATTCAATCTCGCAGGATTGCAGGCTTCATTCATTGTTACAGAGAATGCCGCAATGAAGCGAAAAATCGACAATCAAATTCTTATTCAGGGACATAAGAACTTGAATACAATGGGCATTACTGCCATGCAGGCTGCATTTGAACATGGTGAAGAATGGCTTCATGAGTTGATGAACACAATCACAGCAAACCGTGACTATGCAATTAATGAACTAGAATCAAACCTGCCAGGTATTCATGTCATACGCCCAGAAGGCACATACCTCCTATGGGTTGACTGTACAACTCTTGGCCTCGAAAGTATGGATTTAAAGAAATTCATGATAGAAAAAGCGAGGGTTGGACTTAATGCAGGGACTTCATATGGTAGTGGCGGTGAACCATTCATGCGCATTAATCTAGCATGCCAGAGATCCACGCTCCAGGAAGGAATTGAGCGAATTATAAACGCGGTTAAAGAATCGGATTTACTCTCGTAA
- a CDS encoding HesB/IscA family protein, which yields MAINITDSARDQIKDMMKEESEGVRLRFGAKGGGCSGLSYSLGFDYDVNEDLDKIYEINEIPVIISVVDIPVIQDTTIDFKQNMMGGGFAIDNPNAVMACGCGSSFRTKENAGTPGDC from the coding sequence ATGGCAATTAATATTACCGATAGTGCAAGAGACCAGATCAAAGACATGATGAAGGAAGAGTCTGAAGGTGTCCGTCTGCGTTTTGGCGCAAAAGGCGGCGGCTGCAGCGGTTTGTCTTATTCACTCGGCTTTGATTATGATGTGAACGAGGATCTGGATAAAATATACGAGATTAACGAGATTCCGGTTATTATTTCTGTCGTTGACATTCCCGTCATTCAGGATACAACGATTGATTTCAAACAGAACATGATGGGCGGCGGGTTTGCAATTGATAATCCCAACGCTGTCATGGCCTGTGGCTGCGGTTCTTCCTTCAGAACGAAGGAAAATGCAGGTACTCCGGGAGATTGCTGA
- the yugI gene encoding S1 domain-containing post-transcriptional regulator GSP13 — protein MAEKFEAGQVLEGKVTGIQPYGAFVALDDEVQGLVHISEVTHGFVQDINEHLKVGDTVKVKVLNVDEEKGKVSLSIRATEEAPKKQPRKQQAPRQQAQSSSNDNAGFNTLKDKLQGWIEQSKERENTFKK, from the coding sequence ATGGCAGAGAAGTTTGAAGCTGGTCAAGTATTGGAAGGTAAAGTAACAGGCATTCAGCCTTATGGTGCTTTTGTAGCACTTGATGATGAAGTTCAAGGTCTTGTTCATATCTCAGAAGTAACACATGGTTTCGTTCAAGACATCAATGAGCATCTTAAAGTTGGCGATACTGTCAAAGTTAAAGTTCTTAACGTTGACGAAGAAAAAGGAAAAGTTTCCCTTTCTATCCGTGCAACTGAAGAAGCTCCAAAAAAACAGCCTCGCAAACAGCAGGCTCCAAGACAGCAAGCTCAGAGCAGCAGCAATGACAACGCTGGTTTCAACACATTGAAAGATAAACTTCAAGGTTGGATTGAACAGTCCAAAGAACGTGAAAATACTTTCAAGAAGTAA
- a CDS encoding NAD(P)/FAD-dependent oxidoreductase: MNKKKIVILGAGYGGMMVATKLQKKLSPNDAEITLVNKHDYHYQATWLHEVSAGTIHQDRARIRIKDVVNFNKVKFLQDTVLAIDTESKSVKLQNTGRIEYDILVVALGFQPATFGIPGIEEHAFTISTINTSRLLREHIEYNFAMYNNEVEKNPARLNIVVGGGGFTGVEYLGEIVNKVPELCKEYDIDPALVRVFNIDGSPTVLKGFDPQLVEYAMSSLESRGVEFINNAHLIEIKADKVIYEKDGETKEIPTMNAVWAAGVRANVIVEESGLGTNRGKVDVTPEMRAPGHDDIFVIGDCALVMDHKAGFPYPPTAQIAIQESGTIAHNIIALVKGGELEAFKPNILGTVASLGHKDGTGIVLDGRKLFGWKATVMKKIIDNRYLLKLGGIGLLIKKGKFNIFG; encoded by the coding sequence ATGAACAAGAAGAAAATCGTCATTCTTGGTGCTGGCTATGGCGGCATGATGGTGGCAACCAAATTACAGAAAAAGCTAAGCCCAAATGATGCGGAAATTACACTCGTTAACAAACATGATTATCATTACCAGGCAACTTGGTTGCATGAGGTATCTGCAGGGACAATCCACCAGGATCGCGCTCGCATTCGTATAAAAGATGTTGTCAATTTTAATAAGGTGAAATTCTTACAGGACACTGTTCTTGCAATTGATACAGAAAGCAAATCTGTAAAGCTTCAGAACACTGGACGAATTGAATATGACATTCTAGTCGTAGCACTTGGATTCCAGCCTGCCACTTTCGGCATTCCTGGTATTGAGGAGCATGCTTTTACAATCAGTACAATCAATACTTCCAGACTTCTTCGTGAACATATTGAATACAATTTCGCTATGTATAACAATGAAGTAGAAAAGAATCCAGCTCGTCTCAATATTGTTGTTGGAGGCGGCGGTTTTACTGGTGTTGAATACCTTGGTGAAATTGTGAACAAAGTTCCTGAATTGTGTAAGGAATATGATATCGATCCGGCTCTTGTGCGCGTGTTCAACATCGACGGTTCTCCAACTGTCCTAAAAGGATTTGACCCTCAGCTTGTCGAGTATGCAATGAGCTCACTTGAGTCTCGTGGTGTCGAATTCATTAACAATGCACATCTTATTGAGATTAAAGCGGACAAGGTTATCTATGAAAAAGATGGTGAAACAAAAGAAATTCCAACGATGAATGCTGTATGGGCAGCAGGTGTACGTGCCAATGTCATCGTGGAGGAAAGCGGTCTTGGCACGAATCGCGGCAAAGTTGATGTAACACCGGAAATGCGTGCTCCTGGACATGATGATATCTTCGTAATCGGTGACTGTGCTCTTGTAATGGACCATAAGGCAGGATTCCCTTATCCTCCGACTGCGCAAATTGCAATCCAAGAATCAGGTACGATTGCGCATAACATCATCGCACTTGTAAAAGGCGGCGAGTTGGAAGCATTCAAGCCGAATATTCTTGGTACAGTTGCTTCTCTTGGACATAAGGATGGTACAGGAATCGTTCTTGATGGCCGCAAGTTGTTCGGCTGGAAGGCGACTGTTATGAAGAAGATCATCGACAACCGATACCTTTTGAAGCTTGGTGGTATTGGACTGCTGATCAAAAAAGGCAAATTTAATATTTTTGGATAA
- a CDS encoding M20/M25/M40 family metallo-hydrolase, producing MDMNRDFLNELLETPSPSSMEMGIQKKWMNYVKEFAHEVRTDNAGNVIGILNPEAEFKILLAGHCDEIALVINRIDSDGFLYTDKMGGINPKAAVGMRVNVLGYNGEVNGVIGVNAQHHGGLKDDFDLSDLFIDCGFKSKEEVDQKIQIGDLAVYDRKPEILQDRYIAGRGLDNRTGCFIVAEVLKQLAKKDVKVGVYAASTVNEETNMGGAYFAAAGIEPTCALACDVTFATDYPGVNRNKHGDVRLEGGPVLAKGAPINYKINKLLEKAAKELDMQLQYELTPRMTGTDADRMRLTGRGVPIALVSLPLRYMHAPVETASFKDIEEEIVLLVKMIESLDGTESLNPLED from the coding sequence ATGGATATGAACAGAGATTTTTTGAATGAATTGCTTGAAACACCTTCACCCTCAAGTATGGAAATGGGAATACAGAAAAAGTGGATGAACTATGTTAAGGAATTCGCACATGAAGTTCGCACGGACAACGCTGGAAATGTTATCGGAATTCTCAATCCAGAGGCTGAATTTAAAATATTGCTTGCGGGCCATTGTGACGAAATTGCTCTAGTGATCAATCGTATTGATTCAGATGGTTTTCTTTATACTGATAAAATGGGCGGCATTAATCCAAAAGCGGCTGTAGGCATGCGTGTAAACGTCCTTGGATACAATGGGGAAGTCAATGGTGTTATTGGTGTTAACGCCCAGCATCATGGTGGATTGAAAGATGATTTTGACCTAAGTGACTTATTCATTGACTGTGGATTCAAGTCTAAAGAAGAAGTGGATCAAAAGATTCAAATCGGGGATCTAGCTGTATATGATCGGAAGCCGGAAATATTGCAGGACCGATATATTGCGGGACGTGGGCTTGATAATCGTACGGGCTGCTTCATCGTCGCTGAAGTACTGAAGCAATTGGCTAAAAAGGACGTAAAGGTTGGCGTCTATGCTGCAAGTACAGTTAATGAGGAAACGAACATGGGGGGCGCGTACTTTGCGGCTGCCGGTATTGAACCAACCTGTGCACTCGCTTGTGATGTTACGTTTGCAACGGATTACCCAGGTGTCAATCGGAATAAGCATGGCGATGTCCGGCTGGAAGGTGGTCCAGTGCTTGCTAAAGGAGCACCGATCAATTACAAAATTAATAAGTTACTTGAGAAAGCTGCCAAAGAATTGGATATGCAATTGCAGTATGAGCTGACTCCACGGATGACAGGTACAGATGCGGACCGGATGCGTCTTACTGGACGCGGGGTACCGATTGCACTCGTTTCACTGCCGCTTCGTTACATGCATGCTCCTGTTGAGACAGCAAGTTTTAAAGACATTGAGGAAGAGATTGTACTTCTTGTGAAAATGATTGAATCGCTTGACGGCACAGAGAGCCTCAATCCTCTGGAAGATTAA
- the deoD gene encoding purine-nucleoside phosphorylase, whose protein sequence is MSIHIGAKDGQIADKILLPGDPLRAKHIAENFLEGAELYNEVRGMYGYTGTYKGERISVQGTGMGIPSISIYANELMQSYGVQKLIRVGTCGAIQEDVKVRDIILAQGATTDSQVNRMIFGGIDYAPLADFQLLKNAYEAAERHELPVRVGNVFTSDAFYRENAQHVHELLARYKVLAIEMETTALYTLAQKFGRQALSILTVSDHIVTGEETTAEERQTTFSEMIEIALETAISE, encoded by the coding sequence ATGAGTATTCATATCGGAGCGAAAGATGGACAGATCGCCGATAAAATTCTATTGCCCGGAGATCCACTACGAGCAAAGCATATTGCCGAGAACTTTTTAGAAGGTGCTGAGCTTTATAATGAAGTTCGCGGTATGTATGGATATACAGGTACATATAAAGGAGAACGTATCTCGGTTCAGGGAACAGGGATGGGAATTCCCTCCATTTCAATCTATGCAAATGAACTTATGCAAAGTTATGGTGTTCAGAAGCTGATTCGAGTTGGAACTTGTGGTGCAATCCAGGAAGATGTTAAAGTCCGTGATATTATTCTTGCCCAAGGTGCAACGACAGATTCTCAAGTGAACAGAATGATTTTCGGAGGTATTGACTACGCTCCGCTTGCTGATTTTCAACTGCTGAAAAATGCTTATGAAGCGGCAGAGCGTCACGAGCTCCCTGTGCGTGTTGGAAATGTATTTACGAGTGATGCCTTCTACCGGGAGAACGCCCAACATGTTCATGAATTGCTTGCACGCTATAAGGTTCTTGCCATTGAAATGGAGACAACAGCCCTTTATACACTAGCTCAGAAGTTTGGCAGACAGGCACTTTCGATTCTCACAGTTTCAGATCATATCGTAACTGGTGAGGAAACAACAGCAGAAGAGAGACAGACAACCTTTAGTGAAATGATTGAAATTGCTCTTGAAACAGCGATTAGTGAATAA
- a CDS encoding DUF378 domain-containing protein, which produces MSWIQRIALLLAIIGAINWGLVGFFQYDLVAAIFGGGSQAGAFARVIYALVGISGLVLISLFFRTNEVYEDGREEART; this is translated from the coding sequence ATGAGCTGGATTCAACGTATTGCGCTTTTGCTTGCAATTATCGGAGCGATCAACTGGGGACTTGTAGGCTTCTTCCAATATGATCTTGTTGCAGCCATCTTTGGCGGAGGGTCACAGGCAGGCGCGTTCGCACGTGTCATTTATGCCCTGGTAGGAATTAGTGGACTTGTTCTCATTTCTCTATTCTTCCGTACAAATGAAGTATATGAGGATGGACGAGAAGAAGCACGCACTTAA
- a CDS encoding NifU family protein: MEEQVREVLMKLRPFLLRDGGDVELIDVDEDGVVLLRLMGACGNCPSSAITLKAGIERALMAEVPGVTEIEQVF; the protein is encoded by the coding sequence ATGGAAGAGCAAGTCCGCGAAGTATTGATGAAGCTGCGTCCATTTTTGCTACGTGATGGCGGTGACGTGGAATTGATCGATGTGGATGAAGATGGAGTTGTTCTGCTTCGCCTAATGGGTGCTTGCGGCAACTGCCCAAGTTCTGCCATTACATTGAAGGCCGGCATTGAGCGCGCGCTCATGGCTGAAGTTCCCGGCGTAACAGAAATTGAACAAGTCTTTTAA
- a CDS encoding YugN family protein — translation MLSIDSTIEHHFASLHELETKLKPAGFVISSNWDYDQGTFDLKIADAGGAYYFLRIPFYAVRGELDTPGVHVRIGKPFMLGHKYEAGLDNDIASGAVQGAFNQFQTPVDPDADIPSAYEEMGKQHLREVERLIL, via the coding sequence ATGCTGTCGATTGATTCAACTATTGAACATCATTTTGCTTCGCTGCATGAGTTGGAAACGAAGTTAAAGCCTGCTGGTTTCGTAATCAGTTCCAATTGGGATTATGACCAGGGAACGTTTGATTTGAAAATCGCAGATGCTGGAGGTGCCTATTATTTCCTCAGAATTCCTTTCTACGCTGTAAGAGGAGAACTGGATACACCAGGAGTTCATGTCAGAATAGGAAAGCCATTCATGCTAGGTCATAAATACGAAGCTGGACTTGACAATGACATTGCAAGTGGTGCAGTGCAGGGAGCTTTCAATCAATTCCAAACACCGGTCGATCCAGATGCTGACATTCCATCTGCATATGAAGAGATGGGGAAGCAGCATTTGAGAGAAGTGGAGAGACTAATTCTTTAA
- a CDS encoding cation:proton antiporter regulatory subunit, producing the protein MNVSISQLPGIGQKISMKTKEDQMLVIIVHHTGKRELYFFDDADSDEADYAFELSPNETREVAAQLLGSTYQPADIEKVRMFKKQLIVDYIKVKEGSPLAYKTIESSDIRNETGAMIIGIVDGEDVIAAPEPDTELKPGDVLMAIGKDEQIAMLSQLCESGS; encoded by the coding sequence GTGAATGTATCGATTTCACAGCTGCCCGGCATCGGGCAAAAGATATCTATGAAAACAAAAGAAGATCAGATGCTTGTCATCATTGTGCATCATACTGGCAAGCGGGAGCTTTATTTCTTTGACGATGCGGATAGTGATGAAGCGGATTATGCTTTTGAACTGAGTCCGAATGAAACGCGTGAAGTCGCTGCACAGCTTCTTGGGTCGACCTATCAGCCTGCTGACATTGAGAAGGTCCGTATGTTTAAAAAGCAGCTCATCGTAGACTATATTAAGGTGAAAGAAGGGTCTCCTCTAGCTTACAAGACAATCGAAAGCTCAGACATTCGCAATGAAACTGGCGCAATGATTATCGGCATTGTTGATGGAGAAGATGTAATCGCAGCACCTGAACCAGATACGGAATTGAAGCCTGGAGATGTGCTGATGGCAATTGGCAAAGATGAACAGATAGCGATGCTGTCACAACTTTGCGAAAGTGGGAGTTGA
- a CDS encoding YuiB family protein, which yields MIQLVVSIVLFFVIFFGIAFILNMLLRKTWLMAWFYPIIVLIIVDKMSTVQYFKQPGKAFKQAFDNLFSIAPVDVAILLSGFVGVVVSGFVIRLLRKSGYQMF from the coding sequence GTGATTCAACTTGTAGTATCGATCGTATTGTTTTTCGTCATATTTTTTGGCATTGCTTTTATTCTGAACATGCTGCTTAGAAAAACTTGGCTGATGGCATGGTTTTATCCGATTATTGTTCTTATAATCGTGGACAAAATGTCGACTGTTCAATACTTCAAACAGCCTGGAAAAGCGTTTAAGCAAGCATTTGATAATCTATTCAGTATCGCTCCGGTTGATGTCGCCATTTTATTGTCAGGGTTTGTCGGAGTAGTTGTCTCAGGGTTCGTAATCCGCTTGCTGCGTAAGAGCGGCTACCAGATGTTCTGA